The Parcubacteria group bacterium genome has a window encoding:
- the ftsW gene encoding putative lipid II flippase FtsW, translating to MFKKKSRVVHSKKQNKNKISRETLHFSGASDRMLFGIVGILTVFGVLMVASAGIVYADVRFGDPYFFFKRQLIGVVLGLVLLVVFSRIDYHFFRKWAHVIYLSAITLLVLILVPEFGITAYGASRWLNLGPIPSFQPSEMMKLALILYIAAWCSGKGAKVIEDFYTGLIPFLGIIGLPCVLVLMQPNVGTTSILVFIALAVFYLAGARSKHIFGVIGLGVAGIIILIIAAPYRMARFMSFINPEADPQGTGYQIQQALIAIGSGGWLGVGLGHSKQKGLYLPEPVGDSIFAIISEELGLIGALIVLIFFFLFAWRGMKIAANAPDVFGKLVAGGITVWITGQAIINIAAITSLMPLTGIPMPFISYGGTSIIFSLAAVGILLNISKQSKEKI from the coding sequence ATGTTTAAGAAAAAAAGTAGAGTAGTACACTCGAAAAAACAAAATAAAAATAAAATTTCTCGAGAGACATTGCACTTTTCCGGTGCATCTGATCGCATGCTTTTTGGCATTGTGGGCATTTTGACGGTTTTTGGTGTCCTTATGGTGGCATCGGCGGGCATCGTCTATGCGGATGTGCGGTTTGGTGATCCATATTTTTTTTTCAAAAGACAACTGATCGGCGTAGTGTTGGGTTTGGTCTTACTGGTTGTTTTTAGTCGTATCGATTATCATTTTTTTCGTAAATGGGCGCATGTGATCTATCTTTCCGCGATTACTCTTCTTGTGCTTATTTTGGTGCCCGAATTCGGCATTACGGCATATGGTGCAAGCCGTTGGCTCAATCTTGGTCCTATCCCATCTTTTCAACCATCTGAAATGATGAAGTTGGCATTGATCCTCTATATTGCGGCGTGGTGCAGTGGCAAAGGTGCAAAAGTGATTGAAGACTTTTATACGGGTCTCATCCCATTTCTGGGAATTATCGGTTTGCCATGCGTTTTAGTTTTGATGCAGCCAAATGTGGGAACGACGAGTATTTTGGTGTTTATTGCCCTTGCGGTTTTTTATCTTGCGGGTGCAAGATCAAAACATATTTTTGGCGTGATCGGGCTGGGAGTGGCCGGGATCATTATCTTGATCATTGCCGCGCCATATCGCATGGCACGTTTTATGTCATTTATCAATCCGGAGGCTGACCCACAGGGGACAGGTTATCAGATCCAACAAGCACTGATCGCAATTGGTAGCGGAGGATGGCTTGGCGTTGGTTTGGGACATAGCAAACAAAAAGGATTATATCTTCCGGAACCGGTCGGAGATTCGATCTTTGCGATCATTTCCGAAGAACTCGGTCTCATCGGCGCACTGATCGTTTTGATCTTTTTTTTCCTATTTGCGTGGCGTGGGATGAAAATTGCTGCTAATGCGCCGGACGTATTTGGCAAGCTTGTTGCAGGGGGTATAACTGTGTGGATCACCGGTCAAGCGATCATTAACATCGCTGCGATCACATCGCTCATGCCACTCACGGGCATCCCGATGCCTTTTATCAGTTATGGAGGCACATCAATTATTTTTTCGTTGGCGGCTGTGGGGATTTTGCTCAATATTTCCAAGCAATCAAAAGAAAAAATTTGA
- the rpsP gene encoding 30S ribosomal protein S16 → MLVIRYSRVGRHNHAQYRIVVQEKTKSPKGKHIAVVGSHDPHLKQTVLKEEKIKQFLANGAQPSDSVYNLLVRNGVIKGAKRVVKVPAKPTPEPEAVAEVVEEKTKEAESVEKTEKTPEATPVA, encoded by the coding sequence ATGTTGGTAATACGGTACAGTCGTGTCGGAAGACACAATCACGCGCAATATCGCATCGTGGTACAGGAAAAAACGAAGTCACCGAAAGGAAAACACATCGCAGTCGTGGGAAGCCATGATCCTCATCTCAAGCAAACAGTTTTGAAAGAGGAAAAGATCAAGCAATTTTTGGCAAATGGTGCACAGCCATCTGATAGCGTGTACAATCTTTTGGTCAGAAATGGCGTGATCAAAGGCGCAAAACGTGTTGTAAAAGTCCCTGCAAAACCAACGCCGGAGCCGGAAGCGGTTGCTGAAGTCGTGGAAGAAAAGACAAAAGAGGCGGAGAGTGTGGAAAAGACAGAAAAAACACCAGAAGCAACTCCAGTAGCGTAA
- the rplJ gene encoding 50S ribosomal protein L10 produces the protein MLTRQQKEVIVAKLTKELKSSPACVLADFKGLNANDMVTLKRDLRQAGSTFQIIKKKLLAIALKNNNIEIDPKSFEGQIAVSVSPDEVTSAKIIFDTAKKNENIKIVGGVLGEKLMSVDEVNVLAKLPSRDELRARLLGQLQAPISGFVNVLAGVPRTFVQALSAIKDSKES, from the coding sequence ATGCTCACACGACAACAAAAAGAGGTGATTGTCGCAAAGTTGACAAAAGAACTCAAATCGTCCCCCGCATGTGTCTTGGCTGATTTCAAAGGCCTAAACGCAAATGATATGGTGACGCTCAAGAGAGATCTTCGTCAGGCGGGATCGACATTTCAGATCATCAAGAAAAAACTATTGGCGATCGCACTCAAAAATAACAACATTGAGATCGATCCAAAATCATTTGAAGGACAGATCGCAGTGAGTGTATCTCCGGATGAGGTGACAAGCGCAAAGATCATTTTTGACACAGCAAAGAAAAATGAGAACATCAAAATCGTTGGCGGTGTGCTTGGAGAGAAATTGATGAGCGTGGATGAAGTGAATGTATTGGCAAAATTGCCGTCACGCGACGAACTCCGTGCGCGACTCCTCGGACAATTGCAGGCGCCGATCAGTGGTTTCGTCAATGTGTTGGCTGGTGTGCCGCGTACATTCGTACAAGCACTTTCAGCGATCAAAGACAGCAAAGAATCATAA
- the rplL gene encoding 50S ribosomal protein L7/L12 gives MTEEKKAEEKEVVVPKKFEKIVKEIEEMSVLDLAELIKVLEEKFGVSAAAPVAMAMPVAGGEAAAEEKTAFDVELAAVGASKINVIKAVREITGLGLKEAKDMVDAAPKVIKEGVSKEEAEKVKAKLEEAGATVSVK, from the coding sequence ATGACAGAGGAAAAAAAGGCAGAAGAAAAAGAAGTAGTAGTGCCAAAGAAGTTTGAAAAGATCGTCAAAGAGATCGAAGAGATGAGTGTTCTCGATCTTGCGGAGTTGATCAAAGTTCTCGAAGAGAAATTTGGCGTGTCTGCTGCTGCTCCGGTAGCGATGGCTATGCCGGTAGCTGGCGGTGAAGCTGCTGCGGAAGAGAAAACAGCATTTGATGTAGAATTGGCAGCAGTTGGTGCATCAAAGATCAATGTGATCAAAGCAGTGCGTGAGATCACAGGTCTTGGTTTAAAAGAAGCAAAAGACATGGTAGATGCTGCACCAAAAGTGATCAAAGAGGGTGTATCAAAAGAAGAGGCTGAAAAAGTAAAAGCAAAGCTTGAAGAAGCTGGCGCAACAGTAAGTGTAAAATAG
- the trmD gene encoding tRNA (guanosine(37)-N1)-methyltransferase TrmD, with product MIKIDFLTIFPELVRPYMEGSIMKRACDAGVASFGYTDIRDFAEDKHHRVDDTPYGGGAGMVMQVAPIHRAVVQVVENSDIQRDRRIILLSAKGKRFTQSDAQRLKNYKHVIFICGRYEGVDERVAEHIADEELSIGDYVLTGGELGAMVIADSIVRLLPGVLGNAESIIHESHATEGYCEHPQYTKPEDFNGWHVPDVLLSGNHQLIEKWRSEHSKKTDNV from the coding sequence ATGATAAAGATCGATTTTCTGACAATTTTTCCGGAATTGGTCCGTCCATATATGGAAGGGTCGATCATGAAACGCGCATGTGATGCAGGTGTGGCGTCTTTCGGTTATACGGATATTCGTGATTTTGCAGAGGATAAACATCATCGTGTGGATGATACGCCGTATGGTGGCGGTGCGGGTATGGTGATGCAAGTTGCACCGATTCATCGTGCAGTTGTGCAGGTTGTGGAAAACAGTGATATACAGAGAGATCGACGAATCATTTTACTCTCTGCAAAAGGTAAACGATTTACACAATCTGACGCACAGCGATTGAAAAATTATAAACACGTAATTTTTATCTGCGGTCGGTATGAAGGTGTGGACGAGCGTGTTGCGGAACATATTGCAGATGAGGAGTTGTCAATCGGGGATTATGTACTTACCGGTGGTGAGTTGGGAGCAATGGTTATTGCGGATAGCATCGTACGCTTGCTTCCGGGCGTCTTGGGTAATGCGGAAAGTATTATACATGAATCACACGCCACAGAAGGATATTGTGAACATCCGCAATACACTAAACCGGAAGATTTCAATGGGTGGCATGTGCCGGATGTATTGCTTTCCGGCAATCATCAATTGATCGAAAAGTGGCGAAGTGAACACAGTAAAAAAACAGATAATGTTTAA